The window CCTCGAGACGGTCGGCGAGGACGGCCAGTTCGAGTTCGAGGACGGATCGGTCCCCGAGCGGGACGTCTCCGCGTTCGTGACGGCACTCAAGGACAGGTTACTCGACCGCGACCTGCCGGCGGAACACGACGCCGTCGTCGAGGAGGCACTGGCCGAACTCGCCGCCTCGAACTGGGATGCCGCCGCAGAGACGCTCCGTGCGGAGTACGAGAGCGTCTGCGAACGCGAAAATCCGCCCCTCGAGACGCCCGCGTCCTGGGCCGGAGCGGATGTGGACTCGAGCGAGGGTGAGGATCATCCCGTTGCCTGTCACCTCTACGCGGAGTCGACACGGTCCGCCCCCGAGCCGGACCCGTAATCTCGCTTATCGGCGGCGACTACCTTTCTCCGCCGGCATATCGGAGAAAAAGAGGATTCCGGGGGAGACCCAATCTGTATTGGCACCAGGTGTAATACCGATGGTCTCCTGGAACGGGTATGAACCGATCCAGCGACAGCCGAATGGAAGCCGCCTGTTCCCTCCTCGCGAAGTCAAAGCGCCGCTACGTGCTCTATCAGCTGGTAGACGACCGCGCTGCACACATCGAGGACCTCGTGACCCAGGTCGCGGCCTGGGACGCGGGCGAGCCCGTCGACCGGATCGACGACGAGACCCGACAGCGGACCTACGTCTCGCTCGTCCACAACCACCTCCCACGACTGGCCGACTACGACATCATCGACTACGACCTGCGCAGCGGCGACATCGTCCTCGCCGACGGCTTCGAGGACATCCAGCCGCTGCTCGAGCAGTTCAGACAGACCGAAGAGGATCCGGAGCTTCGCGCACGGCCCACGCTCTGATCGGCGATCGGGTTCGAGGGAGTCGTCCGTTCGCGCTGTCGATTTCGGCGTCCGTATCGGTGTCGCCGCCCCTCTCTTTGCTTCGAATCGAAATCAATAGGACACTCCGAGCGGGAGTGCCGATGTGAGCCGTTATCGAAACGTCGGACTCTTCCTGACGCTTGCAGCCTGCTGGGGATCGGCCTTCGTCGCGATCAGCGCCGGCCTGGAGCACTTCCCGCCGGTGCTGTTCGCCGCGTTACGGTACGACGTCGCCGGCGTCATCATGCTCGGCTACGCGGCCTACGCCCTCGAGGACGGGGCGTGGCTCCCGCGGGGGCGTGCCGAGTGGGCGGTGGTGGCGGTCGGCGCCGTGCTGTTGATCGCCGCGTATCACGCGTTCCTGTTCGTCGGCCAGCAACACACGACCGCGGCCGCCGCAGCCATCCTCGTGAGCCTCTCGCCCGTGTTGACCACCGGGTTCGCCCGGGCGCTGGTCCCGTCGGACGCCCTGTCCGCGATCGGGATCGTCGGCGTCGCCCTGGGACTTGTCGGCGTGGCGATCATCTCCCAGCCCGATCCGTCGAACCTGCTTGCGACCGACTTCGTCGCGAAACTGCTCGTCTTCTGTGCTGCGGCCTCGTTCGCGCTCGGGAGCGTGCTGACGCGGCGGATCGACGCCTCGCTGCCGATCGAGACGATGGAGGCCTGGTCGATGATCGGCGGGGCACTGGTGATGCACCTCGTCAGCCTCGCGCTGGCCGAGCCCATCGAGCCGTCCGCCTGGACTGACCCACAGGCGCTCGGCGCGCTGGGCTATCTCGCGCTCGTCGCGAGCGCCTTCGGCTTCCTGCTTTATTTCGACCTGCTGGAACGGCTGGGCGCCGTCGAGATCAACATGGTGTCGTACGTCGCGCCGATCTTCGCGACGGTCGTCGGCTGGCTCTATCTGGGAGAGGTCGTCGACGCGACCACCGTCCTCGGGTTCGGCTTCATCGTCGTCGGCTTCGCCCTCGTCAAACGCCGGGCGCTCCGGGAGGAGTTCGCCCACGTCAACCGGCTGTACTCGAGGGAGTGACAGCCGCCGACCGGCTATCGACCGTACGAATGGCCCACGTACAGCGCAACCAGGTTGAGCGCCACGAGCCCGACGAAAGCGAGTGTCTGGAACCCCGTCGACAGGCCGGACGCGAGCAGCGGCAGGGATAGAAACGGTAACACGACTGCCATCCAGAACCCCGCCCGCCGGATCGGCGTCGCGAGCGTCGGGACGGCTCGCTCGAGGCGACGGTCGTGGTCCTGAGTCGTCCCCGCCTGCGGCTCGGAGTCGTCCGTGGCGGTCGTCGACGTCGATGCGGCCGTGTTCGCTGCACTTGCGGCACTCGAGGCCGAGTTCTCCCTCGCGTTCGGCGAGTCCGCCGACCCGGATGCGGAGGGAGAGGATCGGGACTGGACCGTCGAGGCCGACCCGGACGCCGGGGTCGATCCATCGCCTGCGGCTGACGAATCGCTCATCGAAACACCTGCTATCGGCGCTAGTTCCGCCCCGAGAGCCATATATCGTCCCGACGGTTTCGTTCGGTTAGCGACGATTCACTCGAGTAACCGCCGCGATCCGTCGTTCATCGCCGCCTTCGCGGAAACTGCTGTTTTCAGCGCTCGAAAAACCCGTTTCCGTTCGATTCTCGGCGAGAGGTGTTGCCTTCCCGCATTCAATTTCGAATTACGGCGCCAGCGTCGCCGTCGCTCGAGGACTGAGCCAGGGACAGGATTTACCTACCCGGAATATGTTGGGCATCTGTATGGTAAAGGAACTCAAAGTGTCCGGGTTCCTTGGACTTACGGTGATGATGAGCGTCGGAATGTACCAGAACGTACTGAACGCGACGGGCGAGGGCGTCCCCGGCTGGTTGATCGGCGGCCACGCCCATCTGGGGGTGCTGTCGATAATCGCGATCGTCCTCGGGGTAGCGATCCCGACGTTGGGGATGGCCGATCGCTACCGAACGCTCGTCACGTGGACGTTCATCCCCGGGCAGTGGGGGCTCCCGCTCGTTCCGTGGCTGGCCGTCGGCGGCGGACTCGAGGTACTGCATCCGACCGCGTTCCTCTCGGGTGGGTTGCTCATCGTCTCGATGCTCGTCCTGACCTGGCAGGCTGCCGTCGCGCCGGAAGCGGAACCCGGCGAACGCGGCGACCCGGAGTCGATCGTCGCGGACGACTAGTCGGCGGTAGTAGCGACTCTCCGGTGGGATAGGGGGACGAATGGGTGGAGTCGACATCGAAACGAGAACTGGAACCGGGACTGGAACTGGAACTGGAACCGGGACTGGAACTGGAACTGGAACCGGGACTGGAACCGGAACCGGAACCGGAACCGGTTCGACTACTGGAAACCGATCCGGCTGCTGCGACGACCCGTCGGGTCCGGCCCGGCGGAGCCGCCCTGGAACTCCTCTTCGATCCGCTCGTAGTAGTCGAGGATGTCGTCCGTGATCGTCGGCCGGACGTTCTCCATCGCCTGGCGGAAGTGCCGCATCTCGACGACGTCCGCCTCCTCGTCCTCGCGCAGCGCCTCGATCGCCGCCTCGCGGGCGATCGACTCGAGGTCGCTCCCGACGTAGCCGTCGGTGATCTCGGCGATCTCGCGCAGCGTGACGTCGGCCGCCAGCGGCGTATCCTGGGTGTGGATCTCGAGGATGCGCTCTCGGCCATCGACGTCGGGCTGGCCGATCATGACCAGCCGGTCGAACCGGCCCGACCGCAGGAGCGCGGGATCGATCATGTCCGGTCGGTTGGTCGCGCCGATCACCATCACGTCCTCCATCTCCTCGAGGCCGTCGAGTTCGGTCAGCAGCTGGTTGACGACCCGTTCGGAGACGTTCGAGCCGGTCTCGCCGCCGCCACGACCCGGCGCGAGCGCGTCGAGCTCGTCGAAGAAGATGACGGTGGGTGAGACCTGTCGGGCCTTGCGGAACGTCTGGCGGATCGCCTTCTCGGACTCACCGACCCACTTCGAGAGCAGTTGCGGTCCGCGCACCGAGATGAAGTTCGCGTTGGTCTCGTTGGCGACGGCTTTCGCCATCAGCGTCTTCCCGGTGCCCGGCGGCCCGTACAGGAGGACGCCGGCCGGCGGGTCGACGCCGAGCCGGTCGAACCGCTCGGGGTTCGAAAGCGGCCACTCGACGGACTCCTGGACCTGGTCTTTGGCGTCCTGCAGGCCGCCGACGTCGTCCCAGGAGATCTTCGGCAACTCGACCAGCACCTCCCGCATCGCGGAGGGTTCGACCTCGTTCAGGGCACCGCGGAAGTCCTCCCGCTTGACGATCATCCGGTCGATCAGGCTCGGCGGGATGTCCTCCTCGTCGAGGTCGATCTCCGGCAGGTACCGACGGAGCGCCTTCATCGCGGCTTCCTTCGTCAGTGACTCGATGTCCGCGCCGACGAAGCCGTGGGTCTCGTCCGCGAGGTGGCCGAGGTTGACGTCGTCCGAGAGGGGCATGCCGCGGGTGTGGATCTGGAGGATCTCCTCGCGGCCCGTCTCGTCGGGGACGCCGATCTCGATCTCGCGGTCGAAGCGACCGGGGCGGCGGAGGGCAGGGTCGACGCTGTCGACGCGGTTGGTGGCCGCGATGACGATCACCTGGCCGCGGGCCTCGAGGCCGTCCATCATCGTCAGCAGTTGTGCGACGACGCGGCGCTCGACCTCGCCGGTGACGTCCTCCCGCTTGGGCGCGATGGAGTCGAGTTCGTCGATGAAGATGATCGACGGCGACTCCTCGCTCGCGTCCTCGAAGATCTCCCGGAGCTGTTGCTCGGATTCCCCGTAGTACTTCGAGATGATCTCCGGTCCGGCGATGGAGAAGAAACTCGCGGAGGTCTCGTTGGCGACGGCCTTCGCGAGCAGGGTCTTCCCGGTGCCCGGCGGCCCGTGTAACAGGACGCCCTGTGGCGGCTCGATGCCGAGCTTCTTGAAGATCTGCGGGTGTTTCATCGGGAGTTCGACCATCTCCCTGACCCGCTGGATCTCGCTTTGGAGGCCGCCGATGTCCTCGTAGGTGATCCCGCCCCCGGTCTTCTCGAACCCGGAGATGGGTTCCTCCCGGAGTTCGACGTCCGTGTCCTCGGTGATGAGGACGACGCCCTCCGGTTCGGTCTCGACGGCTATGAGTGGGATCGCCTGGCCCGGCGATCGCATGAAGGGATGGTTCGTCGAGGACATGACCGGGACGATGTCGCGACCGACGACCGGCCGCTTGAGGATCTGGCGTTTCACCATGCCGGCGGCGTCGGAGCCGAACTGGACCGAAGCTTCCTCCGGGGGCGCGAGGACGAGTTCGTCGGCTTTCGTCGCCTCGGCCTTCCGGATCGTCACCCGCTCACCGATCCCGACGTCGGCGTTCTGTCGCGTGAAGCCGTCGATCCGGACGGTGTCCGTGTTCCAGTCCTGCCGGTCTGCACGCCACACTTTCGCGGCGGTCGTATCCGCACCTTCGATCTCGATGATGTCGCCCGGACTGAGCTTCAGGTGCAACAGCGTGTCCGGGTCGAGTCGGGCGATACCACGACCCGAGTCGTTCGGGTACGCCTTCGCAACCTCCAGTTGAACTTCGTTCATGATTCGGGATGGACGGCGATGTCAATGACTCCGATTCGTTATCGGATAGGCTTTTTGCTAGCTTGGGTTTGCTAGATGCTACCAAGTCAAAGAACGGGGAGCGGATACATAGATGTGACGGCATCGGCGGATTTGGTTCCCACTCCGGTCCGGTCCCGGCCCCGAGAAGATGGGTTTTTGCCCGTGCCGGTCCCCCACGTAGCCATGACTGGGACCAGTGCGCGCACGCTCGCGTTCGACGGCCGCATGGGCGCAAGCGGCGATATGATCCTCGCCGCCCTGCTCGACGCCGGCGCGGACCCCGACGCGCTCGAGGCCGTGACGGAAGAACTCGACCTCGAGTATCGACTCGAGGAGACCACGAAATGCGGCATCTCCGCGACCGCGGTGGACGTGTTCCTGACGGACGTGGAAGAAACGGGGCTGGAAGAGGGCGGCGACGAGACGGAAGGGCACGACCAGCACGAGCATGGTGGCGAAGACGAGGGCCACGATCACGACCACGATCACGACCACGATGGCGTCCACGCCGAGGGCCACGGCCCCCACCGCAGCTACCTCGAGGTCCGCGACATCGTCGAGCGAATGGCCCTCCCCGACCCCGTCGAGCGCGACGCGCTGGCCATCTTCGAACTCCTCGGTGAGGCCGAGGCCAGCGTCCACGGCGAACCCCTCGAAGAGATCCACTTCCACGAGGTCGGTGCCGACGACGCGATCGCCGACGTGGTCGGCGCGGCGGCCCTCGTCCACGATCTAGACGTCGACCGGATCGTCACCACACCGCTTTCTACCGGCGGTGGAACCGCACCGATGAGCCACGGCGAATACCCCATCCCGACGCCCGCGGTCGTCGAGATCGCCGAGCGCGCCGACTGGTCGCTGCAGGGCGGCCCCGTCGACGCCGAACTCCTGACTCCCACGGGCGCGGCGATCCTGGGTCACTACGCTAAGGGCGTCGACTCGCTGCCGCCCCTCGAGGTGGACGGATCGGGGTACGGTGCCGGCGGCTACGACCTCGATCCCCACCCGAACGTCCTCCGCGTGCTGGTCGGCGACGGCTCCGGCGACGGGGGACTGGTGAAAGACGACATCGCGGTGCTCGAGACGAACCTCGACGACGCGACGCCCGAGGTGCTCGGTGGGCTGCAGGAGACGCTTGCGGACGCGGGTGCGCGAGACGTTTCGATCCTCCCGGCGACGATGAAGAAGTCCCGGCCGGGGCATCTCGTGAAGGTGATCTGCAAGCCCGAGGATCGCCAGCGGGTTGCCCGCCGACTCGCCGAGGAGACCGGCACGCTCGGGATTCGCGACTCCGGCGCGAGCCACCGGTGGATCGCCGAGCGGGCGTTCGAGACCGTGGAACTGGATCTCGACGGCGAGACCTACGAGGTGACGGTGAAAGTCGCAAGCGACAGCGAGGGCGAGGTGTACGACGTGAGCGCCGAGTACGACGACGCACGGGACGTGGCTCGAGCGTCCGGCGTCGCCGTTCGCGACGTGATTCGGCGGGCCGAAGCGGCGGTCGAATCGGAGTCGTGACGACCTGAACTGCGGCCCGACTAGAGGGGGTGGCCTCGAGTGTCGATCAGCGCCGAAAACGGACGGAAGGTCGTCGCAGCCGCCGACGTATCAGCGAATCACGTCGGACCGGTTGCCGCTAGGCCAGCTACTCCAGGTCGTCGACGTCGACGGTAACGGAGACGCCGGTGACGTCACCGGAGGTGGCCGACTGGTTGACGTCAGCGACGTTGTTCTGCTGCGCGTTC of the Halobiforma lacisalsi AJ5 genome contains:
- the larC gene encoding nickel pincer cofactor biosynthesis protein LarC, encoding MTGTSARTLAFDGRMGASGDMILAALLDAGADPDALEAVTEELDLEYRLEETTKCGISATAVDVFLTDVEETGLEEGGDETEGHDQHEHGGEDEGHDHDHDHDHDGVHAEGHGPHRSYLEVRDIVERMALPDPVERDALAIFELLGEAEASVHGEPLEEIHFHEVGADDAIADVVGAAALVHDLDVDRIVTTPLSTGGGTAPMSHGEYPIPTPAVVEIAERADWSLQGGPVDAELLTPTGAAILGHYAKGVDSLPPLEVDGSGYGAGGYDLDPHPNVLRVLVGDGSGDGGLVKDDIAVLETNLDDATPEVLGGLQETLADAGARDVSILPATMKKSRPGHLVKVICKPEDRQRVARRLAEETGTLGIRDSGASHRWIAERAFETVELDLDGETYEVTVKVASDSEGEVYDVSAEYDDARDVARASGVAVRDVIRRAEAAVESES
- a CDS encoding CDC48 family AAA ATPase; the protein is MNEVQLEVAKAYPNDSGRGIARLDPDTLLHLKLSPGDIIEIEGADTTAAKVWRADRQDWNTDTVRIDGFTRQNADVGIGERVTIRKAEATKADELVLAPPEEASVQFGSDAAGMVKRQILKRPVVGRDIVPVMSSTNHPFMRSPGQAIPLIAVETEPEGVVLITEDTDVELREEPISGFEKTGGGITYEDIGGLQSEIQRVREMVELPMKHPQIFKKLGIEPPQGVLLHGPPGTGKTLLAKAVANETSASFFSIAGPEIISKYYGESEQQLREIFEDASEESPSIIFIDELDSIAPKREDVTGEVERRVVAQLLTMMDGLEARGQVIVIAATNRVDSVDPALRRPGRFDREIEIGVPDETGREEILQIHTRGMPLSDDVNLGHLADETHGFVGADIESLTKEAAMKALRRYLPEIDLDEEDIPPSLIDRMIVKREDFRGALNEVEPSAMREVLVELPKISWDDVGGLQDAKDQVQESVEWPLSNPERFDRLGVDPPAGVLLYGPPGTGKTLMAKAVANETNANFISVRGPQLLSKWVGESEKAIRQTFRKARQVSPTVIFFDELDALAPGRGGGETGSNVSERVVNQLLTELDGLEEMEDVMVIGATNRPDMIDPALLRSGRFDRLVMIGQPDVDGRERILEIHTQDTPLAADVTLREIAEITDGYVGSDLESIAREAAIEALREDEEADVVEMRHFRQAMENVRPTITDDILDYYERIEEEFQGGSAGPDPTGRRSSRIGFQ
- a CDS encoding DMT family transporter; its protein translation is MSRYRNVGLFLTLAACWGSAFVAISAGLEHFPPVLFAALRYDVAGVIMLGYAAYALEDGAWLPRGRAEWAVVAVGAVLLIAAYHAFLFVGQQHTTAAAAAILVSLSPVLTTGFARALVPSDALSAIGIVGVALGLVGVAIISQPDPSNLLATDFVAKLLVFCAAASFALGSVLTRRIDASLPIETMEAWSMIGGALVMHLVSLALAEPIEPSAWTDPQALGALGYLALVASAFGFLLYFDLLERLGAVEINMVSYVAPIFATVVGWLYLGEVVDATTVLGFGFIVVGFALVKRRALREEFAHVNRLYSRE
- a CDS encoding DUF7344 domain-containing protein, which codes for MNRSSDSRMEAACSLLAKSKRRYVLYQLVDDRAAHIEDLVTQVAAWDAGEPVDRIDDETRQRTYVSLVHNHLPRLADYDIIDYDLRSGDIVLADGFEDIQPLLEQFRQTEEDPELRARPTL